In one window of Candidatus Rokuibacteriota bacterium DNA:
- a CDS encoding cupin domain-containing protein, producing MSEHRNATPRPSQTKTEGAIKAGNGRYIFDLARLNTIDAGPGYSTAHGPVIEGERIQIGLMRMPRGTGGRPHSHPNEQWIYVLQGTLETEVEGVKSRVPSGSLVYIPANAVHSALATPEQDVVFLTAKDMSHGIVGTPVDTSISAPLYAPGFEPKP from the coding sequence ATGAGCGAGCATCGGAACGCCACGCCCCGACCGTCGCAAACCAAGACCGAGGGTGCGATCAAGGCCGGCAATGGACGCTACATCTTTGATCTAGCCCGGCTGAATACGATCGACGCCGGCCCCGGCTACTCGACGGCGCATGGACCGGTCATCGAGGGCGAACGCATCCAGATCGGTCTGATGCGGATGCCGAGAGGAACGGGCGGCCGACCGCACAGCCATCCCAACGAGCAGTGGATCTACGTCCTGCAGGGCACGCTTGAGACCGAAGTCGAGGGCGTCAAGTCGCGCGTGCCGTCCGGCTCTCTGGTCTACATACCGGCCAATGCCGTGCACTCGGCATTGGCGACGCCGGAGCAGGACGTCGTCTTCCTGACCGCCAAGGACATGTCCCACGGGATCGTCGGCACCCCCGTGGACACCTCGATCTCCGCGCCGCTGTACGCGCCCGGGTTCGAGCCGAAGCCGTAG